From Chiloscyllium punctatum isolate Juve2018m chromosome 36, sChiPun1.3, whole genome shotgun sequence, the proteins below share one genomic window:
- the LOC140460370 gene encoding uncharacterized protein, whose protein sequence is MEKPEETQPVEKPWKCGDCGKGFRVPSVLAAHQCNHTGKRPFSSPERAKGFTCSCVLLAHQHIHTGERTSYCSMCGKGFTWVDNLQTHQQFHTGERLFSCHECGKAFSNSSDLLKHRRVHTGERPFSCPECGKAFSDSSNLLRHRRVHTGERPFSCPECGKAFSNSSNLLAHQQVHTGERPFSCPECGKAFSNSSDLLRHRRIHTGERPFACPECGKAFSNSSDLLSHRRVHTRERPFSCPECGKGFTRSSKLLAHQWVHTGEKPFACPDCGRRFTLSCNLQRHQRGHQCIQQSDSTSDAAVGHPQG, encoded by the coding sequence atggagaaacccgaggaaaCACAACCTGTTgagaaaccatggaagtgtggcgactgtgggaaggGCTTCCGTGTCCCATCTGTCCTGGCGGCTCATCAGTGCAATCACACTGGGAAGAGGCCGTTCTCCAGCCCCGAGCGGGCAAAGGGCTTTACCTGCTCTTGTGTCCTGCTGGCCCACCAGCATATACACACTGGTGAGAGGACGTCTTACTGCTCCATGTGCGGGAAAGGGTTCACTTGGGTGGACAACCTCCAGACCCACCAGCAattccacacaggggagaggctctTCAGTTGCCACGAGTGCGGgaaagccttcagcaattcctccgacctgctgaagcaccggcgggtccacacgggggagaggccattcagctgccccgaatgcgggaaggccttcagcgactcctccaacctgctgaggcaccggcgggtccacacgggggagaggcccttcagctgcccagagtgcgggaaggccttcagcaattcctccaacctgctggcccatcagcaggtccacacgggggagaggcccttcagctgcccagagtgtgggaaggccttcagcaattcttctgacctgctgagacaccggcgaatccacacgggggagaggccattcgcctgccctgagtgtggtaaggccttcagcaattcctctgacctgttgtcccaccggcgggtccacaccagggaaaggccattcagctgccccgagtgtgggaaggggtttACCCGCTCCTCCAAACTGCTGgcccaccaatgggtccacaccggggagaagccgtttgCCTGCCCCGACTGCGGGCGGAGGTTCACATTGTCCTGCAACTTGCAGAGGCACCAGCGGGGACACCAGTGCATCCAACAATCAGATTCCACCAGTGACGCTGCAGTGGGTCACCCACAGGGCTGA